One Nitrospira sp. DNA segment encodes these proteins:
- the secE gene encoding preprotein translocase subunit SecE: MFKRMTESVRLFVTDVRAELKKVSFPSRAETIGSTTVVIVFCILMSVYLSVVDSFLSWLVGKFI; the protein is encoded by the coding sequence ATGTTTAAGCGCATGACAGAGTCGGTTCGGCTGTTCGTGACGGATGTGCGAGCAGAGCTGAAAAAGGTTTCCTTCCCGAGTCGTGCGGAGACTATCGGCTCAACGACGGTCGTGATCGTGTTCTGCATCTTGATGTCAGTGTATTTGTCCGTCGTTGACTCATTCCTCTCATGGTTGGTCGGCAAATTCATCTAA
- the rpoB gene encoding DNA-directed RNA polymerase subunit beta: MSETTLQEFVERKDFSRIRTNIDIPDLIEIQKRSYEEFLQFEVESERRKDHGLQAALASVFPIPDYNNTAVLEFSSYTLGTPKYDERECLEQGMTFAVPLKLRVRLVVLDKEDKGPRKKVLDVREQEVYVGELPLMTERGTFLVNGTERVVVSQLHRSPGASFTHDKGRTHASGKVLYSARIIPYRGSWLDFEFDAKDILYVRIDRRRKMPTTILLKAFGFSSDDLLKMYYPVEEIRVSKGKMFRKLDPEIHHGLRCSVEVTDKGGKEPLVREGARLTKGLIAKLKASGVKEIPLLPAELVGRAVLTELVDSKQNQLAEKNQRLTAEIVEQIAESDVEEFKVIYLDMATATPVILDTLEMEKIGSKEEAMVEIYRRLRPGETPSVDTARALFDNLFLNSKRYDLSPVGRLKLNKKLGLDLPLEQRTLTAQDIVEVIRYLVNLKIGKGEIDDIDHLGNRRVRSVGELLENQFRLGLVRMERSIKERMNLLDMETVLPHDLINAKPVVAAVKEFFSSSQLSQFMDQTNPLAEITHKRRLSALGPGGLTRERAGFEVRDVHPSHYSRICPIETPEGPNIGLITSLATYARINQFGFIEAPYRKVVKGRVTDEIEFLSAIEGDKYIIAQANSKLDGAGRLISETVSCRHGGDFVQATPDKIEYMDVSPKQVVSVATALVPFLEHDDANRALMGSNMQRQAVPLVTSEAPLVGTGMESVVARDSGYVIQARRAGVVESVDATRIVVRADSKDGKKGKDSGLDVYDLIKFQRSNQNTCITQTPVVRLGQPVKKGQVLGDGPAIDHGELALGKNVLVAFMPWGGYNFEDAILLSEKLVREDAFTSIHIEEFEVEARDTKLGKEDVTRDIPNVGEEALRNLDESGIIRIGAEVKPGDILVGKVTPKGETQLTPEEKLLRAIFGEKAGDVKDTSLTVPPGVEGIVVDVKIFSRKGLDKDERSRSIETDDQMKLQRDHHEELRIIDEEKTKKIRKLLLGKVVGRDLMDPEGGDVILKKKGKLTAEVLRRLPDDTVRHIILSDPDEQTELEDVERRAKEQIEILQTLYDEKVGRLKRGDELPPGVIKLVKVYIAMKRKIQVGDKMAGRHGNKGVVSRVLPEEDMPYLPDGTPVEIVLNPLGVPSRMNVGQILETHLGWASKALGIQVASPVFDGAAEKEIKDLLKKAKLPASGQSQLIDGKTGEPFGSPVTVGYMYVLKLHHLVDDKIHARSIGPYSLVTQQPLGGKAQFGGQRLGEMEVWALQAYGAASTLQEFLTVKSDDVPGRSRMYEAIVKGEPFLEPGLPESFNVLVKELQSLGLDVELVKTQD, from the coding sequence ATGTCCGAAACGACGTTACAAGAATTCGTCGAGCGGAAAGATTTTTCTCGCATCCGAACCAATATCGATATTCCAGATCTGATCGAGATTCAGAAGCGTTCCTACGAAGAGTTTTTGCAGTTCGAGGTTGAATCGGAGAGACGGAAGGATCACGGATTGCAGGCAGCGCTGGCCAGCGTGTTTCCGATTCCGGATTATAACAACACGGCCGTGCTCGAATTTTCGAGCTATACGTTGGGGACGCCGAAGTATGACGAACGCGAATGTCTGGAGCAGGGTATGACCTTCGCCGTTCCGTTGAAGCTGCGCGTCCGTCTGGTGGTGCTCGATAAGGAGGATAAGGGGCCTCGCAAGAAAGTGCTCGATGTGCGTGAGCAGGAAGTCTATGTCGGTGAATTGCCCCTCATGACCGAGCGAGGGACCTTTCTTGTCAACGGGACCGAGCGAGTCGTCGTCAGTCAGCTTCATCGGTCGCCGGGCGCGTCGTTTACGCATGACAAGGGGCGAACCCATGCGAGCGGCAAGGTCTTGTACTCGGCTCGCATTATTCCCTATCGGGGCTCCTGGCTAGATTTCGAGTTCGATGCCAAGGATATTCTTTACGTGCGGATCGATCGCCGTCGGAAAATGCCGACCACCATTCTGTTGAAAGCCTTCGGCTTTTCGAGCGACGACCTGCTGAAGATGTATTACCCTGTCGAAGAAATTCGCGTGTCGAAGGGAAAGATGTTCCGCAAGCTGGATCCGGAAATCCACCACGGACTTCGGTGCTCCGTCGAGGTGACGGACAAGGGCGGGAAGGAGCCGTTGGTGCGAGAAGGGGCCAGGCTGACGAAAGGCCTGATTGCCAAGCTGAAGGCCTCGGGAGTGAAGGAAATCCCCTTACTGCCCGCGGAGTTGGTGGGGCGGGCGGTTCTCACGGAATTGGTCGACTCGAAGCAGAACCAGTTGGCGGAGAAAAATCAACGATTGACGGCGGAGATCGTCGAGCAGATCGCTGAAAGCGATGTGGAAGAATTCAAGGTCATTTATCTGGACATGGCGACTGCGACACCTGTGATTCTTGACACATTGGAGATGGAGAAAATCGGCTCGAAGGAGGAAGCGATGGTTGAAATCTACCGTCGCCTCCGTCCGGGGGAAACGCCGTCGGTCGACACGGCGAGAGCGTTGTTCGACAACCTATTTCTGAATTCCAAACGCTACGATTTGTCTCCGGTCGGCCGGCTCAAGCTGAACAAGAAGCTTGGTTTGGACTTGCCGCTCGAGCAGCGCACCCTGACTGCTCAGGACATCGTGGAAGTCATCCGCTACCTGGTCAATCTGAAGATCGGCAAGGGGGAAATCGACGACATCGATCACTTGGGTAATCGCCGTGTGCGATCCGTCGGTGAACTCCTTGAAAATCAATTCCGGCTGGGCTTGGTGCGGATGGAGCGAAGCATCAAGGAGCGCATGAATCTTCTTGATATGGAAACGGTGCTGCCGCATGACTTGATCAACGCCAAACCGGTTGTCGCGGCCGTCAAGGAGTTTTTCAGCAGCAGTCAGCTGTCTCAATTCATGGACCAAACCAACCCTCTGGCTGAAATCACGCATAAACGGCGTCTGTCGGCCCTTGGTCCAGGCGGGCTCACGAGGGAGCGGGCCGGGTTCGAAGTTCGAGACGTACACCCTTCCCACTACAGCCGTATTTGCCCGATCGAGACGCCGGAAGGTCCCAATATCGGATTGATCACATCTCTGGCGACCTACGCACGGATCAACCAGTTCGGATTCATTGAGGCACCGTATAGGAAAGTCGTCAAGGGACGTGTGACCGATGAAATAGAGTTTCTCTCGGCGATCGAGGGTGACAAATACATCATCGCTCAGGCTAACTCAAAATTGGATGGCGCGGGCAGACTGATATCGGAAACGGTCTCCTGTCGCCACGGAGGAGACTTTGTCCAGGCCACTCCGGATAAGATTGAGTACATGGACGTGTCACCGAAGCAAGTCGTGAGCGTCGCGACTGCACTCGTGCCGTTCCTGGAGCATGACGATGCCAACCGTGCGCTGATGGGTTCAAACATGCAGCGGCAGGCGGTTCCCCTCGTGACATCCGAAGCTCCTCTGGTTGGGACCGGGATGGAATCGGTGGTGGCGCGAGATTCCGGGTATGTGATCCAGGCTCGTCGCGCCGGAGTTGTTGAAAGCGTCGATGCCACCCGCATCGTCGTACGGGCCGATTCAAAGGACGGTAAGAAAGGGAAAGATTCCGGGCTGGACGTCTATGACCTCATCAAATTTCAGCGCTCGAACCAAAATACCTGCATCACCCAGACACCCGTCGTTCGCCTCGGCCAACCGGTCAAGAAAGGACAGGTGCTTGGGGATGGGCCGGCGATTGATCATGGAGAACTCGCGCTGGGCAAGAACGTTCTCGTGGCGTTCATGCCCTGGGGCGGTTACAACTTCGAGGACGCGATATTACTCAGCGAAAAATTGGTTCGAGAGGACGCTTTCACCTCGATCCACATCGAAGAGTTTGAGGTAGAGGCCCGGGATACCAAATTGGGGAAAGAAGATGTGACGCGGGATATTCCCAATGTCGGAGAAGAGGCGCTGAGAAATTTGGACGAGAGCGGGATCATCCGCATCGGTGCCGAAGTGAAGCCGGGCGATATTTTGGTCGGAAAGGTGACGCCCAAAGGCGAGACCCAGCTGACCCCGGAAGAGAAGCTGCTCCGCGCGATCTTCGGTGAGAAGGCCGGCGATGTGAAGGATACATCGCTCACCGTGCCTCCGGGAGTGGAAGGGATCGTGGTCGATGTCAAAATCTTCTCTCGCAAAGGACTCGACAAGGATGAGCGGTCGAGGAGCATCGAGACCGACGATCAAATGAAGTTGCAGCGCGATCACCACGAAGAGCTGCGGATCATCGACGAAGAAAAGACGAAGAAGATTCGAAAGTTATTGCTCGGCAAGGTGGTCGGTCGCGATCTGATGGATCCTGAGGGCGGCGATGTCATCTTGAAGAAGAAGGGTAAGCTGACGGCGGAGGTCCTCCGGCGGTTGCCCGACGATACGGTGCGACACATCATCCTGAGCGATCCTGATGAGCAAACAGAACTGGAAGATGTCGAGCGACGGGCGAAGGAACAGATCGAAATCCTCCAGACGCTGTACGACGAAAAGGTCGGGCGTTTAAAGCGAGGGGATGAGCTGCCCCCCGGCGTCATCAAGCTCGTGAAGGTCTACATCGCGATGAAGCGCAAGATTCAGGTCGGGGACAAAATGGCCGGCCGACACGGCAATAAAGGTGTCGTGTCTCGGGTCCTCCCTGAAGAAGATATGCCCTATCTACCGGATGGGACCCCGGTGGAAATCGTGCTGAATCCTCTGGGGGTGCCGTCCCGTATGAACGTTGGGCAAATTCTGGAGACTCATCTCGGATGGGCGTCTAAGGCCTTGGGCATTCAAGTGGCCAGCCCTGTATTCGACGGCGCCGCGGAGAAGGAAATTAAGGATCTGCTAAAAAAGGCCAAATTGCCGGCGAGCGGCCAGTCGCAACTCATCGACGGCAAGACAGGTGAGCCGTTCGGCAGTCCGGTCACCGTTGGGTACATGTACGTGCTGAAACTCCACCATCTGGTGGACGACAAGATCCACGCACGGTCCATCGGCCCCTATTCGCTCGTGACACAACAGCCTCTAGGCGGCAAGGCTCAGTTCGGAGGACAGCGGTTGGGAGAAATGGAAGTCTGGGCGTTACAGGCCTATGGGGCGGCATCGACGCTGCAAGAATTCCTGACCGTCAAATCGGACGATGTGCCGGGTCGATCGCGCATGTACGAAGCGATTGTCAAAGGTGAGCCGTTCCTCGAACCAGGTTTACCGGAGTCGTTCAATGTGTTGGTCAAGGAGCTGCAGAGCTTGGGACTTGATGTAGAGCTGGTCAAGACGCAGGACTAA
- the rplL gene encoding 50S ribosomal protein L7/L12, translating to MPATEGKLSQEELIKAIESMSVLDLAELVKGLEARFGVTAAAPVAVAAAPAAGGGAAAPAEEKTSFDVILASAPADKKIQIIKVVRELTSLGLKEAKDLVEGAPKPVKTGVAKEEADTTKKKLEESGAKVEIK from the coding sequence ATGCCGGCTACGGAAGGGAAATTATCGCAGGAAGAATTGATCAAGGCGATCGAAAGCATGAGCGTGCTCGATCTGGCCGAACTGGTGAAGGGGCTTGAGGCGCGGTTTGGCGTCACGGCGGCGGCGCCGGTCGCGGTGGCGGCGGCTCCGGCGGCGGGCGGTGGTGCAGCGGCTCCTGCTGAGGAGAAGACGTCATTCGACGTCATTCTCGCGTCGGCGCCGGCCGACAAGAAAATCCAGATCATCAAAGTGGTGCGGGAGCTGACGAGTCTCGGCCTGAAGGAAGCCAAGGATCTCGTGGAGGGTGCGCCGAAACCCGTCAAGACCGGGGTGGCCAAGGAAGAAGCCGACACGACGAAGAAGAAGCTCGAAGAGAGCGGTGCCAAGGTCGAAATCAAGTAA
- the tuf gene encoding elongation factor Tu encodes MAKAKYERKKPHVNIGTIGHVDHGKTTLTAALTKVCADKGMAKFISYDEVAKASESQGRRDATKIMTIAISHVEYETDQRHYAHVDCPGHADYVKNMITGAAQMDGAILVVSAADGPMPQTREHILLARQVGVPYIVVFLNKADKVDDKELLELVELEVRELLTKYGFPGDKTPIIQGSALKAMEGDGGPLGVPSIVKLLEAVDTYIPTPQRPIDKPFLMPIEDVFTISGRGTVVTGRCERGIVKVGDEIEIVGLRPTQSTVVTGVEMFRKVLDEGQAGDNIGVLLRGTKKEDVERGMVLSKPKTITPHTKFKAEIYVLTKEEGGRHTPFFNGYRPQFYFRTTDVTGVVQLNPGVEMVMPGDNVSVTAELISPIAMDQGLRFAVREGGKTVGSGVVTEILA; translated from the coding sequence ATGGCGAAGGCGAAATACGAGCGGAAGAAGCCGCACGTGAACATCGGGACGATCGGGCACGTGGACCACGGGAAGACGACGTTGACGGCGGCGTTGACGAAAGTGTGTGCGGACAAGGGGATGGCGAAATTCATCAGTTATGACGAAGTGGCCAAGGCCTCGGAGAGCCAGGGGCGGCGGGACGCGACCAAGATCATGACCATCGCCATCAGCCATGTGGAGTATGAGACGGATCAGCGGCATTATGCCCACGTCGATTGTCCGGGTCACGCCGACTACGTGAAGAACATGATCACCGGGGCGGCGCAGATGGACGGGGCGATACTGGTGGTGAGTGCGGCGGACGGTCCGATGCCGCAGACCCGCGAGCACATCCTCTTGGCTCGGCAGGTGGGGGTGCCCTACATCGTCGTGTTCTTGAACAAGGCGGATAAAGTCGATGACAAAGAGCTCTTGGAGTTGGTGGAATTGGAAGTGCGGGAGCTGCTTACGAAGTACGGGTTCCCCGGGGACAAGACGCCGATCATCCAGGGCAGTGCGCTCAAGGCGATGGAAGGGGATGGCGGCCCGTTGGGAGTGCCCAGCATCGTGAAGCTGTTGGAGGCGGTGGATACGTACATTCCGACGCCGCAGCGGCCGATTGACAAGCCCTTTCTCATGCCGATCGAAGACGTGTTTACCATCAGCGGGCGCGGCACGGTGGTGACGGGGCGGTGTGAGCGGGGCATCGTGAAGGTGGGCGATGAGATCGAGATCGTGGGGCTGCGGCCCACGCAGAGCACGGTGGTGACGGGGGTCGAGATGTTCCGCAAGGTGCTCGATGAGGGGCAGGCGGGGGACAACATCGGTGTGCTGTTGCGAGGCACCAAGAAAGAAGACGTTGAGCGAGGGATGGTGCTGTCGAAGCCGAAGACGATCACGCCGCATACGAAGTTCAAGGCGGAGATCTATGTGTTGACGAAGGAAGAAGGGGGGCGGCATACGCCGTTTTTCAACGGGTATCGGCCGCAGTTTTACTTTCGGACCACCGATGTCACCGGCGTGGTGCAGCTGAATCCGGGGGTGGAGATGGTGATGCCGGGGGATAACGTGAGTGTGACGGCGGAGTTGATCAGCCCGATCGCGATGGATCAGGGGTTACGGTTTGCCGTGCGCGAGGGCGGCAAGACGGTCGGCTCGGGCGTCGTCACGGAAATTCTGGCGTAA
- the rpmG gene encoding 50S ribosomal protein L33 produces the protein MREIIDMACTLCKQRNYSSMKNKKNDPDRLERSKFCKFCRKHTPHKEVK, from the coding sequence ATGCGCGAAATCATCGACATGGCTTGTACGCTCTGCAAACAACGGAATTACTCGTCCATGAAGAACAAGAAAAACGATCCGGATCGGTTGGAACGCAGCAAATTTTGTAAGTTTTGCCGAAAGCACACGCCTCATAAGGAAGTGAAATAG
- the rplA gene encoding 50S ribosomal protein L1, which yields MGKKMNAAIKNVEPRVYGLREAVEAVKRSAYAKFDESVDLALRLGIDPKRSDQLVRGTASLPHGTGKTVRVLVFAKGEKEQEARQAGADYVGADDLMEKIKGGWMDFDCAISTPDLMASVGKLGKVLGPRGLMPNPKTGTVTFEVGKAVGDIRKGRVEFKVEKAGIVHVPVGKVSFDPAKLYDNASAIIESVIKAKPTSCKGRYLKSATIASTMGPGVKLDTVALTKQWS from the coding sequence ATGGGAAAGAAAATGAATGCGGCGATCAAGAATGTCGAGCCGCGCGTCTATGGGTTGCGTGAGGCCGTTGAGGCAGTCAAGCGATCGGCCTATGCGAAGTTCGACGAATCGGTCGATCTCGCGCTCAGGCTGGGAATCGATCCGAAGCGCTCGGATCAACTGGTTCGAGGGACGGCTTCGCTTCCCCACGGAACGGGGAAAACGGTTCGCGTTCTGGTGTTTGCCAAAGGCGAAAAAGAGCAGGAGGCGCGGCAAGCGGGGGCCGACTATGTTGGAGCCGACGACTTGATGGAAAAAATCAAGGGTGGATGGATGGATTTCGATTGCGCGATTTCCACGCCGGACCTGATGGCTTCCGTCGGAAAACTCGGTAAGGTGCTCGGACCTCGTGGGCTGATGCCCAATCCGAAGACCGGCACCGTGACCTTCGAAGTTGGAAAAGCGGTCGGTGACATCCGGAAGGGGCGTGTGGAGTTCAAGGTTGAAAAGGCCGGGATCGTGCACGTCCCGGTCGGAAAGGTATCCTTCGATCCGGCGAAGCTGTATGACAATGCCTCGGCCATCATTGAATCCGTCATCAAGGCGAAGCCCACCTCATGCAAAGGGCGTTATCTCAAGAGTGCCACGATCGCAAGTACGATGGGTCCTGGTGTGAAACTGGATACCGTTGCCCTGACGAAGCAGTGGAGCTAA
- the rplK gene encoding 50S ribosomal protein L11, with product MAKEVSAQIKLQIPAGKANPAPPVGPSLGQHGVNIMEFCKQFNAKTQKEGDSIIPVIITVYKDRTFSFIMKTPPASDLLKKAAGIIKGSGVPQKDKVGKITREQLNEIARKKMADLNAADVEGAAKIIEGTARSMGVVIQG from the coding sequence ATGGCGAAGGAAGTTTCGGCACAGATCAAGTTGCAAATTCCGGCCGGCAAGGCCAATCCTGCTCCTCCTGTCGGCCCCTCCTTGGGTCAGCATGGAGTCAACATTATGGAGTTTTGCAAGCAGTTCAATGCCAAGACTCAGAAGGAAGGGGACAGTATTATTCCCGTCATCATTACCGTCTACAAGGACCGTACCTTCAGCTTCATCATGAAGACGCCCCCGGCTTCGGATCTTCTCAAGAAGGCCGCAGGCATCATTAAAGGATCCGGTGTGCCGCAGAAGGATAAAGTTGGGAAAATCACCAGAGAGCAGTTGAATGAAATTGCGCGGAAAAAGATGGCCGATCTGAACGCGGCGGATGTGGAGGGGGCGGCAAAAATCATCGAAGGGACCGCCCGTAGCATGGGAGTTGTCATTCAAGGTTAA
- the nusG gene encoding transcription termination/antitermination protein NusG: protein MTKNWYVIHTYAGFEGRVKTSLMERANQMGLVEKVGQVLVPTEDVIEIKDGKRRTSRRKFFPGYVLVELESPLGDETLQMIKETPKVTGFVGGGAVPTPLTNEEVESLLKQVDAGQAEPREQIKFIKGDNVRIIDGPFLGFNGLVDEVDQYHSRVKVMVSIFGRSTPVELGFLQVERI from the coding sequence ATGACAAAGAACTGGTACGTCATCCATACGTACGCTGGTTTTGAGGGGCGAGTAAAGACCAGCCTCATGGAGCGTGCAAATCAAATGGGGCTTGTCGAGAAGGTTGGGCAGGTGCTCGTTCCGACAGAGGACGTGATTGAAATCAAGGACGGGAAGCGACGGACTTCTCGACGAAAGTTCTTCCCCGGCTATGTCCTCGTAGAGTTGGAGTCTCCATTAGGGGATGAGACGTTGCAGATGATCAAGGAGACCCCGAAAGTTACGGGGTTCGTCGGTGGAGGCGCAGTTCCGACTCCTCTGACCAATGAGGAAGTGGAGTCTTTGCTCAAGCAGGTCGATGCGGGACAGGCCGAGCCTCGGGAGCAGATCAAATTTATTAAAGGTGACAACGTTCGCATCATCGATGGTCCCTTCCTTGGGTTTAATGGTCTGGTTGACGAAGTCGATCAGTACCATAGTCGGGTGAAGGTGATGGTGAGTATCTTCGGCCGGTCGACTCCGGTTGAATTAGGCTTCTTACAGGTGGAACGGATTTAG